From the genome of Oryza glaberrima chromosome 1, OglaRS2, whole genome shotgun sequence:
GGGACGCCGGCGAAGTGCTGATGAGCGTGGAAGGCTAGCGTgctcgcggcgtcggcggtagcgtcgtcgtcgtcggtggtcGTGGCGAGAATGCCGGTCCACGGCCAgacgaggagctcgccgccgccggcattgTGCGTctcggcctcggcgtcggccATCGTGACGTCACTCGACATGGATCGTTCAGTAGGTTGGGTAGCTAAGTGCTCAACTCTGCCCTTTTTATAGGTTGGTTTGTAATtaatttggcatatattgttttgtgtaaaaactcaaaaaatattttgcatTTTGCATGTCGGTTTCATGACCAAATTCCAAACATGgacaagaaaaacaagaaagacACAGGAAATGAGGATAACTAAGAAAGTAGTTTCATCTGCTGCTAGATACTAACACATATTGGTTCACATCATATGAAACACGACTAATTTAATGCAGAAACCTTCACGACTAATATAATTATACAGATAACTAGAACTACGAGTTGACTCTTAAAAGCTTCACTGGCAAGAAGCAACGAAGAATTACTCTGACCATGATCATCTTCCTCTCCAGGACGTAGTACGTGTGCATATTCTGAATCATAGTAATAGCACAAGAGATTCTCGTTGCCTTGCAGAGTGCTAGTTGgagctttcttcttcttcttcgtcacTATCTTCATCAGATTTTCTCTTAGGGCAATTGCGATAGTCGTAAGTCGTACGTTCCTTGCAATATCTGCACAATCTTAAAGCTCTGAGTGGCTTTGCCTGCACACATAAGGCTCTAGTGAGTTCAAAGACATAGCTGCTTGGTAAACGTCTTGCTGAACATATCGACAAACCAAAATAGTATGAGgatgttttcaaaaaaaaaaaaatagtatgaggATTCTAAGGTTTTTCGGCTATAAGTATATGGTAATTATTTGTACCAAAGTTTTGGATATGTCAATTAGAGGATTAAAAAACAAGGTTGCTTGTTCGAAGCATATGTAGCATTTCACAAATAATAAGAAGACAATGAAAAACAATTGGCAAGATATAATGGAGCAGCCCCTTCCAATACTCAAGTAAAATTTCATCACCTTCGGTTGACCCGTAGAAAATGAAAACTGACTTATTGATCATCCTATGGAAATTCAGGACCGAGCATGATCAAAAGTAGTAttagttttaattttaatcTCCCCAGCAAATCTCATCATCTACTAGGTTTTAGTTTCTTCACCGAACCCTATGAAATTGTTCTGAATGATCCAACTGTTGTTTCTTATGACACAAAATAGAATAAAGTAATCACTAAAACAGGAAGCAGGCCTTTTAGATAGTAGCAGTTGGCTGCTGATAGTACACTAAATAGATGTggcttgctagttgctacttcATCTCTTCACACCAAGAGAAGTACATATCCtattccaaaaaaagaaaaagaaaaagagaagtacATATGGCCAGTTTCCTTGAACAGTTAAAATTCTTAATAATCTAGGTGAATGATAAAAATGAGAATAGAAAACTCACATTCTTCTTGTAGTTCTCATTCTCAGTTTTCAACTCATTGTTCTCCTTTTTCAGGACCTCGATCTCCTTGTTCTTCCACTCAACCGTTTGCACTGCATGCTCAAGATCCTTGGTCTTGAATTTGAGTTCCCACCTCAGATTCTCATTCTCTTGAGAGAGCCGTTCAGCTTCCTTAGCCAAGTCACTCAGATACTGAGCTGAACACAGAGAAGCCACACATTTCCAGGATCTCAGATTGCTGTGTGAACAAGAACAGGTGATGCAATTTAGTATGAAAGATTGCAATTCTATGTGTACCTTGAACCTTTTTGTTCTTGATCCCAACTTTGGAAGTCTGCACCTTCTGAGGTGTCACGGTTgctttccttttccttctttccAGCCCTCCTCCAGCCTGAACATAATCATCTTCAGAAACCTCCTCTGCATTAGAACATATTTCCAGTTAAATCTTTGTTACAATAAGCACATATTCTAGGAAAATTATAGGGGAAAAAATATTGGCTCTTGCAATTTGAGAACAGCATCAATGGCAGGGCAGTACtagattggaaaaaaaaaaagtttcgcCACGTTTTTGGGTTTGGGAATTTTAGGGgtttctccccccccccccccccccccccctaaaaaaaAGGCTATTGCGTTTCCATCAAATTATTGCAAGAGTATTGGAATTTATGGTGGAATAAATGTGTGGAGAACGTAAATAAGCTGCCTAATCTGTTGAATGATCGTTGATTAGGCTGGAATTAACTGCTGAAATGTAGCAATTGGCAAAACCCTAATTGTTTTTTATCAAAGATTAGGCCCAGTGATGCGCTGGATGATCAATCCCCTATGCTATTAACCCATCTAAAAAGCATCCATGAACTCCAAAAACTCTAAAAATGGAGAGGCGATTACACTTGCGATTTCGAGAGGAGATGATCATGGCTGAAGTATAACGAAATGTAATAAATGGAGATGATCTTCCTCTTACCACCACGGGAACGACGAGGCCTCTCCTTCTCGACGCACGAGTCCTTctccgtctcgccgccgccggggcccttcccctcctcgccaccctcctcctcaccatcatcatcaacatcgtcgtcgtcgtcgccgccgtcatcgaCGGCAGCATTCTTGAAGCGCACGGACCACGCATTGACTTCGTCAGACACCGCGGCAGAGAGGTCcccgcgtccgccgccggcggcggcggcggcggtcatgTCGGCGTGTCCCCGTAACCGGCGGGAGGAAGTGGGTTTTGCGTTGTGGCGATctttgttttttctctcctcgATTTCctcctctcaagtctcaactttATGTGATGCTCTCTAGAAAATCttctgtgtaattttttttttcatttgccgCTCTGCTGGTGTCTCTCCCGCGCCCAAATGAATCATTTACGGTTTTATTTATATATCCACTTACAAATTGTAAAATCTAGTAGAAGAATAGATAATGCTCCTAAACGGATGTCTAATGTGATTGGAAAAAATCTTActcccttcccttcccgggtCCACAAGCTGAATGAATCAAAAGtgacgctgacatgtgggcccgggtgacaaatgaaaatgaaaatttagGAGTGGTATTTTGGGCATGTGCATTTTGGGAGGATGCTAGCCTCATTTTTCATTCATTGAGCTGGTGGACAAGTGTGAACCTGGAAGGAGATTTATACGTGGGTCTGGGTGCCAATGAGAATGAAAATTTAGGAGAGTGACATTTGGGCATATGCACATTAGAAGGGTGGTAAATAGTAAATTCTCCCACGGCTCGTAGGCCCATTCTAACTGGAGTACTTCACAACGGGATTGCAGACTTCACAACTACCCAATGTGTCATCGTTCAATGTCTAGTATCGATTTGTTAGTTAGTAGATTGTCTGATAGCAGAAGAAATGAGAAGATTGATAAGATACGTAGAATTAGGTGAGTTATTGGCGTGTGATtagttgagtattaattatttcaaacttgaaaaatagattaatataactttttaaagtaactttcctatatatatttttttaaaaaaaaatacaccgtttagtagtttgaaaagcgtgcagaTGAAAACAATGCACTTTCTCTCCTCTCACATATGAATTAACTTGGCATGTCTCATGTGACAAAACTGAAAAGAATTTTGCCTTTTGTATGTTGGATTCATGaccaaaattcaaaacatgAAGGACAAGAAAAGGAACAAAGGTACATAAAAATGAATAACTTGATCAACGATCGATTGATCACAGACAATGAGACAAGTATTCCTACTTCTTGTTCATGTCCCAAAAGAACTTGTTTTAGGGGACATCCCATTTCCCTCACTGAGTACGCAGAAACTAACACTTCCACTACTGCTAGGACTACTAGATAACACATAAGTTCACATCATATGAAGATTAATTAAAGTGCAGAAATCCTCATGTTCTGAAGCAGATTTATGATTATTAATTAACTAACATAGACTGGCACTTAAAAGCGTCACTAGCAAGAAGCAAAATGAGGCATTGCTATAACCATCTTTCTGAATCCTAGCTCCAGGGAGTAAAGGCGTAAATTTGAAGATTTCTGAATCCTAATGTTAGTTGGAGTCGTCTCCTTCCTGTTCTTAATAAGACCTTCTTTGAGGGCAATTACGGTAGTCGTGGGTCGTATATTCCTCGCACCATCTGCAGCGCCTTGCAACTCTGGGTGGTTTTGTCTGCACACATGAAGATCATAAGTCAAAAGACATAGCTGCAGCAACTTGGTGGTTGACAGATTTACACTAAATAAATAAGGGTGGTACTAGAATGGCCATATATGGCATGAAAATGGTAGATTTACTTGCTGAATATTAAAGATCATTCAGTTACAAGTAGGTGCTACTTATAACAAATAAGAAGATTGCTTGCTCAAAGCAAAATGTGATGTTTATGAGAGACTAGACTAAAAAAATGGGACCAATCTAGGAAGGactagattgattttgaatTAAGGAGGGGGTGAGGCTCGAACCCAGACCGGCTAGCTCACAGCTTGCGTTGCTAGCCGGGAAGACCCCGGGCCTTTCTCGAGAGACTAGACTACACTGAAGAGAGTCAGTATCATATTCAGGGTATCGCATTACTACTTAAGATTGTTTAAGAAAACCATGTGATAGGTTAATACACAGATTGTTTCCATATGTTACTCTGTTTCCATGCTCTCAACTGATAGGTTCCTCGAATAATAAGAAAACAATCAATCATCAATAACATATAATGGAGCAGTCCACTCCAACACTGTAAAATTTTGTCACCCGGTTGACCAgtagggaaaaaagaaaacagttgTGAGTACAGCAAATTGAATTCTGCCTTCACCATATTGGTCAAGTATGATCAAAAGCAGTGTTAGTTTTCATGTTAATCATCCTGACATATTTCATCACCTATGGACTATGGTTTAA
Proteins encoded in this window:
- the LOC127758325 gene encoding nonsense-mediated mRNA decay protein 2-like translates to MTAAAAAGGGRGDLSAAVSDEVNAWSVRFKNAAVDDGGDDDDDVDDDGEEEGGEEGKGPGGGETEKDSCVEKERPRRSRGEEVSEDDYVQAGGGLERRKRKATVTPQKVQTSKVGIKNKKVQAQYLSDLAKEAERLSQENENLRWELKFKTKDLEHAVQTVEWKNKEIEVLKKENNELKTENENYKKNAKPLRALRLCRYCKERTTYDYRNCPKRKSDEDSDEEEEESSN